The following are encoded together in the Tatumella ptyseos genome:
- the aspA gene encoding aspartate ammonia-lyase: MTKNIRIEEDLLGMREVPADAYFGIHTLRAIENFYISSSKISDIPEFVRGMVMVKKAAALANRDLKTLPRSIAEAIIKACDEVLNNGTCIDQFPVDVYQGGAGTSVNMNTNEVLANIGLELMGYQKGEYQHLNPNDHVNMCQSTNDAYPTGFRIAVYHSLLKLIDAITQLSEGFDRKSKEFSHILKMGRTQLQDAVPMTVGQEFKAFSVLLKEETKSILHTAQLLLEVNLGATAIGTRLNTPEGYQTLAVNYLAQITQLPVVAAEDLIEATSDCGAYVMVHSSLKRLAVKLSKICNDLRLLSSGPRAGLNEINLPQLQAGSSIMPAKVNPVVPEVVNQVCFKVIGNDTTVTMAAEAGQLQLNVMEPVIGQAMFESISILSNACYNLLEKCVNGITVNQAICESYVFNSIGIVTYLNPYIGHHNGDIVGKICAETGKSVREVVLERELLTESELDDIFSVENLMYPAYKAKLFNEDA, from the coding sequence ATGACCAAAAATATTCGTATCGAAGAAGACCTCCTCGGCATGCGTGAAGTCCCCGCTGATGCTTACTTTGGAATTCATACGTTACGTGCGATTGAAAATTTTTATATAAGCAGCAGTAAAATCAGCGATATTCCTGAATTTGTTCGCGGCATGGTAATGGTAAAAAAGGCCGCGGCATTAGCCAACCGCGACCTCAAAACACTCCCGCGCAGTATTGCCGAGGCGATCATCAAGGCCTGTGACGAAGTTCTAAATAACGGAACCTGTATCGATCAATTTCCAGTGGATGTTTATCAAGGGGGAGCAGGAACCTCGGTCAACATGAATACCAATGAGGTTCTGGCTAATATTGGGTTAGAGTTAATGGGCTATCAAAAAGGTGAATATCAACACCTTAATCCCAATGACCACGTCAATATGTGCCAATCGACCAACGATGCCTACCCGACCGGTTTTCGTATCGCCGTCTATCACTCCCTATTAAAACTGATCGACGCAATTACTCAGTTAAGCGAAGGCTTTGATCGTAAGTCAAAAGAGTTTTCCCATATCCTCAAAATGGGTCGTACTCAGCTTCAAGATGCGGTGCCGATGACCGTCGGCCAAGAGTTCAAAGCATTCAGCGTATTACTCAAAGAAGAGACAAAGAGTATTCTGCACACCGCTCAGTTGTTATTAGAGGTTAACCTCGGTGCGACAGCTATCGGTACACGCCTCAATACTCCTGAAGGCTATCAAACTCTCGCAGTTAACTACCTTGCTCAAATCACACAACTGCCGGTAGTGGCTGCTGAAGACCTGATCGAAGCGACTTCCGACTGTGGCGCCTATGTCATGGTCCACTCTTCGTTAAAACGTCTGGCGGTTAAGCTTTCAAAAATCTGTAATGACTTACGCCTACTCTCTTCGGGTCCGCGTGCCGGACTAAATGAGATCAATCTACCGCAATTGCAGGCCGGTTCATCCATCATGCCAGCCAAGGTCAACCCTGTGGTGCCTGAAGTGGTTAACCAGGTGTGCTTTAAGGTGATTGGTAATGACACCACCGTGACGATGGCGGCGGAAGCTGGGCAACTGCAATTAAATGTGATGGAACCCGTTATCGGCCAAGCGATGTTCGAGTCGATTTCCATCCTCAGCAATGCTTGTTACAACCTGCTGGAGAAATGCGTTAACGGCATCACTGTTAACCAAGCTATCTGTGAGTCCTATGTATTTAATTCAATCGGTATCGTCACCTATTTAAATCCTTATATTGGCCACCATAATGGCGATATTGTGGGTAAAATCTGTGCCGAAACCGGGAAAAGTGTCCGTGAAGTCGTACTCGAAAGAGAACTACTGACCGAGTCAGAACTCGACGATATTTTCTCTGTAGAAAACCTAATGTATCCTGCCTATAAAGCAAAATTATTTAACGAAGACGCTTAA
- a CDS encoding protein-disulfide reductase DsbD yields MSSGLFIRIFLLLITLLPIGAQADLFGQQKGFVPVDQAFGFDFSQQANTVTLRWQVKQGYYLYRQKISVEAHNASLGSWQLPQGKPHRDEFFGDSEIYPQNIALSLPLTATEHNPTLVVTYQGCAAAGFCYPPETKTVPLNTVVAKSATTPSISSQLGSSDHLPYTPLWALLIGIGVAFTPCVLPMYPLISGIILGRRQQLSFSRTALLAIVYVQGMAITYTLLGVVVAAAGLRFQAALQNPILLTLLSGLFILLALSMFGAFSLQLPASLQTRLALLSNKQQGGSIVGVLCMGILAGLICSPCTTAPLSAILLYIAQSGQVMQGAGTLYLYALGMGLPLIIVTLFGNKLLPRSGPWMQTVKEGFGFVILALPVFLLERVIGEVWGERLWALLAISFASWAFILSLKSPKTWGRWLALVWLVLAILAARPLQEALYPSTVTATVTPSAQQFTPIANRQALEQKLKEPHQSITMLDLYADWCVACKEFEKYTFSDPRVQQAMRGMQRLQANVTKNQPQDVELLSSLKVLGLPTLLFFDAQGHEIPNSRITGFLPPEAFIKQLPTAE; encoded by the coding sequence ATGAGTTCAGGCCTCTTTATCCGCATTTTTTTACTTCTCATAACGTTGTTACCGATAGGCGCGCAAGCCGATCTTTTTGGTCAACAGAAAGGGTTTGTTCCCGTCGATCAGGCATTTGGCTTCGATTTTTCTCAGCAAGCCAATACGGTCACTCTACGCTGGCAAGTCAAACAGGGTTATTACCTTTATCGCCAGAAAATAAGTGTAGAGGCTCATAATGCTTCACTCGGCTCGTGGCAACTCCCCCAAGGTAAGCCCCACCGTGATGAGTTTTTTGGTGATAGTGAAATTTATCCGCAAAATATCGCCCTATCTCTACCCCTTACTGCTACTGAGCACAACCCTACACTGGTAGTCACCTACCAAGGCTGTGCCGCCGCCGGTTTTTGCTATCCACCGGAGACCAAAACGGTCCCGCTGAATACCGTCGTTGCCAAATCCGCTACAACACCGTCTATATCGTCACAGCTGGGCTCGTCCGATCATCTCCCCTATACGCCTCTTTGGGCGCTGTTAATCGGTATTGGTGTGGCCTTTACGCCCTGTGTGTTACCGATGTACCCGCTGATCTCAGGCATTATATTAGGTCGTAGACAGCAACTCTCCTTTTCGCGTACAGCCTTACTCGCTATTGTGTATGTGCAGGGGATGGCGATCACTTACACCTTGCTCGGCGTGGTCGTCGCTGCAGCCGGGTTGAGGTTTCAAGCCGCGCTACAAAATCCGATTTTATTAACGCTGCTATCCGGCCTTTTTATTCTGCTAGCGCTGTCGATGTTTGGCGCTTTTAGTCTACAGCTGCCTGCATCGCTACAGACGCGTTTAGCCTTGCTGAGTAACAAACAGCAAGGTGGGTCGATCGTTGGCGTACTCTGTATGGGAATTCTTGCCGGGCTAATTTGTTCACCCTGTACCACCGCCCCACTCAGCGCTATTTTATTGTATATCGCCCAAAGTGGGCAGGTAATGCAAGGTGCCGGCACACTTTACCTGTATGCCTTAGGAATGGGATTACCCCTGATTATCGTGACATTGTTTGGTAATAAATTGCTGCCACGCAGTGGGCCTTGGATGCAAACCGTGAAAGAAGGCTTTGGTTTTGTGATTCTTGCCCTGCCCGTTTTCCTACTCGAGCGGGTAATCGGCGAGGTTTGGGGCGAACGGTTATGGGCGTTACTGGCTATCTCATTCGCGAGCTGGGCGTTTATTTTATCCCTAAAAAGCCCCAAGACCTGGGGGCGTTGGCTGGCATTGGTCTGGTTAGTGCTGGCAATCCTCGCCGCGCGCCCGCTACAAGAGGCACTGTATCCCTCTACCGTCACCGCGACGGTGACGCCTTCCGCTCAACAATTTACTCCTATCGCAAATCGCCAAGCATTGGAGCAGAAGCTGAAAGAACCGCATCAATCCATCACCATGCTTGACCTCTATGCGGATTGGTGTGTGGCCTGTAAGGAATTTGAGAAATATACTTTTTCTGATCCTAGGGTACAGCAAGCGATGAGGGGTATGCAGCGCCTACAAGCCAACGTGACAAAGAATCAGCCACAAGACGTAGAGCTGTTATCGTCACTGAAGGTACTGGGTCTACCCACCTTACTGTTCTTCGATGCACAAGGTCATGAGATCCCTAACTCCCGTATCACCGGCTTCCTCCCGCCCGAGGCATTTATCAAGCAACTGCCGACTGCAGAGTAA
- a CDS encoding CitMHS family transporter encodes MLTILGFSMVICFMYLIMTKRMSALIALILIPILFALLGGFYQGLGEMMLKGVKTLAPTGVMLTFSILYFGIMIDAGLFDPLVKFILRIVKGDPVKVLAGTAILTLLVSLDGDSSTTYMIAIAAFLPLYRKLGLNILMMTCVVNLASGIMNLSPWGGPTARAAAALDIDALDIFVPMLPAIFLGCVSLVAVATWFGIQERRRLGRQEVGALHDIQLNLGGGTFEECEKNKRPKMFWPNLLLTTVLLVLLVVGIVPIQILFMVSFALAVMLNYPKLAEQKDRIASHAANVLAVTSLIFAAGIFTGILSGTGMVDAMAKSVLSIIPPAFGPYLPVFTAIISMPFTFFMSNDAFYFGILPVIAQTAAGYGISAEEIARASIIGQPFHLISPLVPSLYLLTGLAKVDVGEHQKFAIKWGIFISLMLMVGGLLFGAFPLYHSGS; translated from the coding sequence ATGTTAACAATACTGGGATTCAGCATGGTGATTTGCTTTATGTATCTCATCATGACCAAGAGAATGTCAGCCCTAATCGCACTTATCCTTATTCCCATCCTATTTGCTCTGCTCGGCGGCTTTTATCAAGGCTTAGGCGAGATGATGCTTAAAGGCGTAAAAACTCTGGCGCCGACCGGCGTCATGCTGACCTTTTCGATTCTCTATTTTGGCATCATGATTGATGCTGGGCTTTTCGATCCTTTGGTCAAATTTATCTTACGCATTGTGAAAGGCGATCCCGTTAAAGTATTAGCGGGGACGGCAATTCTGACATTACTGGTTTCTCTGGATGGTGATAGCTCTACCACTTACATGATCGCTATTGCCGCATTCTTACCCCTGTATCGTAAGCTCGGTCTCAATATCTTGATGATGACCTGCGTGGTCAACTTGGCGAGCGGCATAATGAATCTCTCCCCATGGGGCGGTCCCACCGCTCGGGCAGCGGCGGCACTTGATATCGATGCCTTAGATATCTTCGTTCCAATGTTACCGGCTATCTTTCTAGGCTGCGTAAGTTTAGTCGCCGTCGCGACCTGGTTCGGTATTCAAGAGCGTCGCCGCTTAGGGCGACAAGAGGTGGGTGCCTTACACGATATCCAACTTAATCTCGGTGGTGGGACCTTTGAGGAATGTGAGAAAAATAAACGCCCGAAGATGTTTTGGCCCAATTTACTCCTGACTACGGTACTGTTAGTTCTGCTTGTAGTCGGCATAGTACCAATTCAAATTCTCTTTATGGTCAGCTTCGCCTTAGCGGTTATGTTGAATTACCCTAAACTGGCTGAACAGAAAGACCGTATCGCCTCACACGCCGCGAACGTCTTGGCGGTTACCTCGCTAATTTTCGCCGCGGGGATTTTCACCGGTATCCTCTCCGGTACGGGAATGGTTGATGCGATGGCGAAATCAGTTCTTTCTATCATCCCACCTGCTTTTGGTCCTTATTTACCGGTATTCACTGCCATCATCAGTATGCCGTTCACTTTCTTTATGTCGAACGATGCCTTCTATTTCGGCATTCTACCGGTGATTGCACAAACCGCTGCGGGTTATGGAATTTCAGCCGAGGAGATTGCTCGCGCCTCGATTATTGGCCAGCCGTTCCACCTTATTAGCCCCTTAGTCCCTTCGCTATACCTACTGACTGGACTGGCGAAAGTGGATGTTGGCGAACACCAGAAATTTGCTATCAAGTGGGGGATTTTTATCAGCTTGATGCTAATGGTGGGTGGCTTACTCTTCGGTGCCTTCCCGCTTTACCATAGCGGCAGTTAA
- a CDS encoding TetR/AcrR family transcriptional regulator, which translates to MKLNDIPASPVCGRPKSICDKQRRQDIIGHAYRAFIELGFAQISTAEIARRAKISKRTLYETFSDKKTLFAATISENCHLLVDLPRPSDEPCALKESLFRIFRLDISHDEILEREAILRLMTREAILFPEISDYLYEAKAVRSRELLMEWLQETAEVNGLLLEDAEILAGLLMDVVFGALLPHRRELEVKDRNKVTNHIKKRIEIILLGMGWL; encoded by the coding sequence ATGAAATTGAATGATATTCCGGCCAGTCCTGTCTGTGGCCGTCCTAAAAGCATATGCGATAAGCAACGGCGTCAAGACATTATTGGACATGCGTATCGTGCATTTATTGAGTTAGGTTTCGCACAGATCAGCACTGCAGAAATTGCTCGCCGCGCCAAGATATCTAAACGTACTCTTTATGAAACTTTCAGTGATAAAAAAACACTATTTGCTGCAACGATTAGTGAAAATTGTCATCTGCTGGTTGATCTTCCGAGGCCATCGGATGAGCCGTGCGCTTTAAAGGAAAGTCTATTTCGTATTTTCCGTCTTGATATCAGCCACGATGAGATACTGGAACGTGAAGCGATCCTACGATTAATGACAAGAGAAGCTATTCTCTTTCCAGAGATCTCGGATTATCTCTACGAGGCAAAGGCAGTGAGATCGCGTGAGTTACTGATGGAGTGGTTACAGGAAACGGCTGAAGTAAATGGACTATTGCTTGAAGACGCCGAAATATTAGCGGGTTTACTTATGGATGTTGTTTTTGGTGCTTTATTACCACATCGTAGAGAGTTAGAGGTGAAAGATCGAAATAAAGTGACGAACCATATTAAAAAAAGAATAGAAATAATTTTGCTTGGCATGGGGTGGCTATAA
- a CDS encoding O-methyltransferase, with protein sequence MKSSITHYRSNALRDPVILSVLDKMNARRKHPDASMFQGSDAHDPELFADYGFSIHPEQGDLIYTLCRAMRATHVVDFATSVGMSAIYFAAAMRDNGGGQVVGAELVSAKADTAYRNLTAAGLDTYVDIRIGDARETLKDLGKPVDFVLIDGWPLAEGPTLARQVIEIVAPQLRVGGYVLNDNAEPDFLEYIRDPANGFISITLPIKRGTELAVKIA encoded by the coding sequence ATGAAATCTTCAATAACCCATTATCGCTCCAACGCTCTGCGTGATCCTGTTATTTTGTCAGTCCTCGACAAAATGAATGCCCGCCGCAAGCACCCAGATGCCTCCATGTTTCAAGGGTCAGACGCACACGACCCTGAGTTATTTGCCGATTACGGGTTTTCAATTCATCCTGAACAGGGTGACTTAATTTATACGCTATGCCGTGCGATGAGAGCGACGCATGTGGTTGATTTTGCCACTTCAGTCGGTATGTCAGCCATCTATTTCGCCGCCGCAATGCGTGATAATGGCGGCGGACAAGTTGTAGGAGCAGAGCTCGTTTCCGCTAAAGCCGATACTGCCTACCGTAATCTTACGGCAGCGGGGCTTGATACCTATGTCGATATTCGTATTGGTGATGCACGAGAAACGCTGAAAGATCTCGGTAAACCGGTAGATTTTGTCCTCATTGACGGCTGGCCTTTAGCGGAGGGTCCAACGTTAGCAAGACAGGTTATCGAAATCGTCGCTCCTCAATTACGAGTAGGTGGCTACGTGCTTAACGATAACGCTGAGCCAGATTTCCTTGAGTATATCCGCGACCCTGCCAATGGATTTATCTCTATAACCCTACCTATCAAGCGCGGTACCGAGCTGGCAGTAAAAATAGCATGA
- a CDS encoding LysR family transcriptional regulator: MTKSAVSKRIVMLEDDLGVKLLHRTTRKISLTEAGKTYYDYMRTAANLVFGGHDAVSQMQSNAHGTLKITLPMVFGRLHVSPILSQFMRSNPHIQLQVTMDDRDVDLVGDGFDIGIRIGRLADSSLIARKLSTCSSVICASPRYLQREGMPKNLTDLYDHNCMAYAGQRGGMTWRVNGPSGEERFTPKGNFIVNNSEALYEALLADLGICQMPKFIVAPALTSGKLVTILDEYKLPEHHIFAVYPQRKYMPEKVRCLLDFFIESFGEGSEYQKEYEW; this comes from the coding sequence ATGACTAAGTCGGCGGTTAGTAAAAGAATAGTAATGTTAGAGGATGATTTGGGGGTTAAATTACTTCATCGAACAACACGTAAAATTAGTTTGACTGAAGCGGGAAAGACATATTATGACTACATGCGTACGGCGGCAAACCTAGTATTTGGTGGGCATGATGCGGTAAGCCAAATGCAAAGTAATGCCCATGGAACGTTAAAAATAACACTCCCAATGGTTTTTGGCCGGTTGCATGTCTCCCCAATACTCTCTCAATTCATGCGAAGTAATCCCCATATTCAGCTTCAGGTAACGATGGATGATAGGGATGTTGATCTGGTCGGTGATGGATTTGATATCGGTATTAGGATTGGACGTTTGGCGGACTCATCACTGATTGCTCGAAAACTATCAACCTGTTCAAGTGTTATTTGCGCTTCACCTCGGTACCTTCAACGAGAAGGAATGCCTAAAAATCTTACTGATTTGTATGACCATAATTGTATGGCGTATGCCGGGCAACGTGGAGGGATGACATGGAGAGTGAACGGCCCTAGTGGGGAAGAACGTTTTACCCCAAAAGGTAACTTTATCGTGAATAACAGCGAAGCTTTATATGAGGCTTTATTAGCTGATCTTGGAATATGCCAAATGCCGAAGTTTATAGTCGCTCCAGCACTCACTAGTGGGAAATTGGTGACTATACTCGACGAATATAAATTACCAGAGCATCATATATTCGCAGTCTATCCCCAAAGAAAATATATGCCTGAGAAGGTGAGGTGTTTACTGGATTTTTTTATTGAGAGTTTTGGTGAAGGATCCGAATACCAAAAAGAGTATGAGTGGTAG
- a CDS encoding glycerate kinase family protein: MKFVLAPDSFKESMTALQVANSMEKGLRRVFPDCEIVKVPMADGGEGTVQSLVDATAGKIINVEVMGPLQSSVQAEFGLLGDGETAVIEMASASGIIHTSHENRNPLITTTYGTGELIKHALDLGVRKIIIGLGGSATNDGGQGMASALGVKFNNAMGEQVELGGGYLDNIADIDVRGLDPRIAETEFIVACDVTNPLIGPNGASSVFGPQKGATPERVKILDRNLGIYAERIESCLGITTASVAGAGAAGGLGAGLLAFTSAKLQQGIDIVIQFTGLAEKILGADVVFTGEGGIDYQTKFGKTPYGVAQITKKISPDTPVIALSGAIGEGIESLYDENFTAIFGVLRSACSLEQALKEGESNVAFTTENIARLLAFQC, translated from the coding sequence ATGAAATTTGTCCTAGCCCCCGACTCTTTTAAAGAGAGCATGACGGCCTTGCAAGTTGCAAACAGTATGGAGAAAGGGCTACGACGCGTTTTTCCCGACTGCGAGATAGTTAAGGTGCCTATGGCTGATGGGGGCGAAGGCACAGTGCAATCTTTGGTCGATGCGACGGCAGGAAAAATTATCAATGTTGAGGTGATGGGCCCTCTCCAGTCTAGCGTCCAGGCTGAATTTGGACTACTGGGTGATGGAGAAACTGCTGTGATAGAAATGGCTTCCGCCAGCGGTATAATTCATACTTCACATGAAAACCGTAACCCACTGATCACCACCACTTATGGAACGGGAGAACTGATCAAACATGCCCTCGACCTAGGCGTTCGTAAAATCATAATTGGTTTAGGAGGAAGTGCAACCAATGATGGGGGACAGGGTATGGCCAGCGCCTTAGGTGTAAAATTCAACAACGCGATGGGTGAACAAGTTGAATTAGGGGGAGGATATTTAGACAATATCGCCGATATCGACGTGCGTGGACTTGACCCTCGCATCGCGGAGACTGAATTTATCGTCGCCTGTGATGTGACCAATCCCCTTATTGGGCCTAATGGTGCTTCGTCTGTTTTTGGCCCACAGAAAGGCGCAACACCTGAGAGAGTAAAAATCCTGGATCGAAACCTTGGAATCTATGCGGAAAGAATTGAATCTTGTTTAGGGATTACCACTGCGTCAGTGGCAGGTGCCGGAGCCGCTGGCGGTTTAGGCGCAGGACTACTCGCCTTTACCTCGGCTAAGTTGCAACAAGGCATTGATATTGTTATTCAATTTACGGGATTAGCTGAGAAAATTTTAGGCGCTGATGTAGTCTTTACCGGAGAAGGTGGCATCGATTATCAAACCAAATTCGGTAAAACCCCCTACGGAGTGGCTCAAATCACCAAAAAAATCTCTCCCGATACGCCGGTAATTGCCTTATCTGGGGCCATCGGGGAAGGAATTGAAAGTCTATATGATGAGAACTTTACCGCAATATTCGGCGTACTACGCAGTGCTTGTTCCCTTGAGCAGGCCCTAAAAGAGGGTGAAAGCAATGTCGCCTTTACCACCGAAAATATTGCTCGCCTCCTCGCTTTTCAATGTTAA
- the pcp gene encoding pyroglutamyl-peptidase I — protein sequence MKTVLLTGFEPFGGEAINPSWEVVSLLEGTTDEGERIICLQLPCVFGESLQVLQKAITYHAPDLVIAVGQAGGRADISLERIAINIDDARIPDNEGYQPIDKPVVENGPAAWFSTLPIKAIVNALQQEGIPASVSQTAGTYVCNHVMYGLLHALGENSESKAGFIHIPYLPQQAAKHPGSPSMAADTVEKALRIAIHTALTVEFDEPIAGGTTH from the coding sequence GTGAAAACTGTCTTATTGACCGGATTTGAACCCTTTGGTGGAGAAGCGATAAATCCTTCGTGGGAAGTTGTCTCTCTGCTAGAGGGGACGACAGATGAAGGCGAGCGTATTATCTGCCTGCAACTTCCTTGTGTATTTGGCGAATCGCTACAGGTATTACAGAAAGCGATTACTTACCATGCTCCCGATTTAGTTATCGCCGTGGGGCAAGCCGGAGGAAGAGCCGATATCTCACTCGAGCGTATTGCCATTAATATTGATGATGCGCGGATTCCGGATAATGAAGGATATCAACCTATTGATAAACCTGTCGTTGAGAATGGCCCGGCAGCATGGTTTAGCACGTTACCGATTAAAGCGATCGTCAACGCCTTACAACAAGAAGGGATCCCCGCCTCAGTCTCCCAGACTGCTGGAACCTATGTATGCAATCACGTCATGTATGGCTTATTGCATGCCTTGGGCGAAAATTCAGAAAGCAAAGCAGGTTTTATTCATATTCCTTACCTTCCTCAGCAAGCCGCAAAGCACCCTGGTAGTCCTAGTATGGCAGCGGATACTGTTGAGAAAGCTCTTAGAATAGCGATACATACCGCGCTAACTGTTGAGTTTGACGAGCCTATAGCGGGCGGGACGACTCATTAA
- a CDS encoding DUF979 domain-containing protein — protein sequence MIITQEMLYWLAGATLLIIAVMSWRDKHNPRRFTTGLFWGVYGLLFFIGDWTYQLIGNHRLVHICVGIAVIGMALLAGFGGVRLGHYSQRTPQQRETSAKNLSSRLFIPALAIPLVTVIGVVFFTVNPSIQQQLFGVGNHATLVTLFSMTLGTVIALMLAWKITGESISQPLQEARRLLDSVGCAFILPQILAMLGLLFTAAGVGNSLSWLTEQYLAVDNRLVAVMAYVIGMALLTMIMGNAFAAFPIVTAGIGIPILVLQQGGNPAVMAAIGMFSGYCGTLMTPMAANFNIVPAALLGLPDRNAVIKAQIPTGGILLGINIILLYYLMFL from the coding sequence ATGATCATTACGCAAGAGATGCTCTATTGGCTAGCAGGAGCGACCTTACTCATCATTGCGGTAATGTCATGGCGAGATAAACACAATCCGCGACGCTTTACCACGGGCTTATTTTGGGGCGTTTACGGTCTGCTCTTTTTCATTGGTGATTGGACCTATCAATTAATAGGTAACCACCGCCTTGTGCATATCTGTGTAGGTATCGCGGTAATAGGCATGGCTTTATTAGCTGGATTTGGTGGAGTAAGGCTAGGTCATTACTCACAACGTACCCCACAGCAAAGAGAAACGAGTGCCAAAAATTTATCGAGTCGTCTCTTTATTCCTGCTTTAGCTATTCCTTTAGTGACAGTGATAGGGGTCGTTTTTTTTACGGTTAACCCTTCGATTCAGCAGCAGCTGTTTGGAGTGGGTAATCATGCAACCTTAGTCACGCTCTTTTCCATGACCTTAGGAACCGTTATTGCCTTAATGCTGGCGTGGAAGATTACCGGGGAGAGCATTTCCCAGCCACTACAAGAAGCGCGGCGCCTGCTCGATTCGGTGGGCTGTGCCTTCATATTACCGCAAATATTGGCAATGCTTGGTTTACTCTTTACTGCAGCAGGCGTAGGAAACAGCCTATCTTGGCTGACGGAGCAATATCTGGCTGTCGATAACAGGTTAGTTGCGGTAATGGCCTATGTCATTGGCATGGCATTATTAACGATGATTATGGGCAATGCTTTTGCTGCTTTCCCCATCGTCACAGCAGGGATTGGTATTCCAATTTTGGTGTTGCAACAAGGCGGTAATCCAGCCGTAATGGCAGCGATTGGGATGTTCTCCGGTTATTGTGGAACCTTAATGACTCCCATGGCGGCAAACTTCAATATTGTGCCTGCCGCATTATTAGGTTTACCGGATAGGAATGCTGTGATTAAAGCGCAGATCCCTACAGGGGGGATCTTGCTGGGAATTAATATTATCCTGCTTTATTACCTGATGTTTTTATAA
- a CDS encoding DUF969 domain-containing protein, translating to MSESINLWPLLGIAVIILGFILRFNPVLVVICAGIVTGLAAQMPLPTILEKMGAGFLNTRNLPFILLLPLAVIGVLERHGLKEAAQRWITKIERATTGRLLMVYLLIRELTAALGLTSLGGHPQMVRPLLAPMAEGSAEKRYGPLPPAVRYRIQAMAAATDNVGLFFGEDIFVAFGAVLFMHNFMVESAGIQTEPLHIALWGIPTACFAFIIHSVRLARLDQHLRRELINTVRDHQGEKQ from the coding sequence ATGTCAGAGAGTATCAATTTATGGCCTTTATTAGGGATCGCAGTCATCATACTCGGGTTTATCCTACGCTTTAATCCGGTACTGGTTGTCATTTGTGCCGGGATCGTTACGGGACTCGCCGCGCAGATGCCGCTACCCACTATTTTAGAAAAAATGGGGGCAGGGTTTCTAAACACCCGGAATTTACCTTTCATTTTATTACTCCCCCTGGCAGTGATTGGAGTGCTTGAGCGGCATGGTTTAAAAGAAGCGGCTCAACGATGGATTACTAAGATAGAAAGGGCGACAACCGGCCGTTTATTGATGGTGTATTTGCTTATTCGTGAGCTAACCGCCGCATTGGGATTGACGAGTTTAGGCGGGCATCCACAAATGGTCCGTCCATTATTAGCCCCTATGGCGGAAGGTAGTGCTGAAAAGCGTTATGGGCCTTTACCCCCAGCGGTACGGTATCGGATCCAAGCCATGGCTGCCGCGACGGATAATGTTGGACTTTTCTTCGGCGAAGATATTTTTGTCGCCTTCGGAGCCGTTCTGTTTATGCATAACTTTATGGTTGAATCTGCAGGGATCCAAACCGAACCTCTGCATATTGCGTTATGGGGGATCCCAACGGCCTGCTTTGCTTTCATTATCCACAGCGTGCGTCTTGCGCGACTTGATCAGCATTTACGTCGAGAGTTGATCAACACCGTACGAGACCATCAAGGAGAAAAACAATGA